The following proteins come from a genomic window of Natranaerobius trueperi:
- a CDS encoding reverse transcriptase domain-containing protein, whose translation GKYKPHPVRRVEIPKPDGGVRLLGVPTVVDRMVQQALVQILQPIFEPTFSDNSFGFRPNRNAQQAIKRSKEYYVQGYKYAV comes from the coding sequence GTGGGAAGTACAAACCCCATCCAGTCAGACGAGTAGAAATACCTAAACCTGATGGTGGGGTAAGACTTCTTGGAGTCCCAACAGTCGTGGACCGCATGGTCCAACAGGCACTAGTGCAAATACTACAACCAATATTTGAACCAACATTTTCTGATAATAGCTTTGGGTTTAGACCAAACCGTAATGCCCAACAAGCGATCAAAAGGTCAAAGGAGTACTACGTTCAAGGCTACAAATATGCAGTTGA